The proteins below are encoded in one region of Nilaparvata lugens isolate BPH chromosome X, ASM1435652v1, whole genome shotgun sequence:
- the LOC111046952 gene encoding beta-1,3-galactosyltransferase 1, whose amino-acid sequence MKYCKLCKFLFRCNVLSISYSAVELPTIRENANKTMFRSTERRCVRYLLFCLLSICFLLALYSPIYQQAEQHESMVHGWEVNVSRDSRLYVQPDNSTAIIAASQICHTPNMPLFLLVIICSAVPHLERRNAIRETWASNLGPEVKVAFLLGHTENATLQAKIEEESSLTKDVIQENFIDSYNNLTVKSVMMLKWVQSYCDSISFVMKTDDDMFVNLPALVALLKSTTRTTNLLLGSLICRAKPILDTSSKWYTPHYMYHGQTYPNYLSGTGYVMSYDVVTRLYQTALETPLIHIEDVYITGICAKRAGIRPRNHPGFTYQRRKLSESCNPHHLTNHRLTTEDLHTAWSFLSNCSISVDQITIDSVPMHRSTNVNHHVNHCNWSPVTL is encoded by the exons ATGTTCCGCAGCACGGAGCGGAGATGTGTGCGCTATCTGCTATTTTGTCTGCTGAGCATATGTTTTCTGCTAGCGCTATATTCGCCCATCTATCAGCAGGCAGAACAACACGAGAGCATGGTGCACGGATGGGAAGTGAATGTGAGCAGGGATTCACGACTCTACGTGCAGCCAGACAACTCGACTGCCATCATCGCTGCCAGCCAAATATGCCACACTCCAAACATGCCTCTCTTCCTGCTAGTCATCATCTGCTCCGCTGTTCCTCATTTGGAGAGGCGCAATGCCATCCGCGAAACGTGGGCCTCTAATCTGGGTCCCGAAGTTAAGGTGGCATTCCTACTTGGTCATACCGAAAACGCTACTCTTCAG GCAAAAATCGAAGAAGAGAGTTCGCTAACAAAAGATGTGATACAAGAAAACTTCATAGATTCATACAACAACCTAACTGTGAAAAGTGTGATGATGTTGAAATGGGTGCAGAGCTATTGCGATTCTATCAGTTTTGTTATGAAGACAGATGACGATATGTTTGTAAATCTTCCTGCTTTAGTTGCTCTCCTAAAGTCAACCACAAGAACCACCAATCTTCTTCTTGGATCTCTTATTTGTCGGGCAAAACCAATTTTGGACACTAGTAGTAAATG GTATACCCCACATTACATGTATCATGGTCAGACGTATCCAAATTACTTATCAGGAACTGGCTATGTAATGTCCTACGATGTTGTCACAAGACTGTATCAGACTGCATTGGAAACACCTTTAATTCACATAGAAGACGTTTATATAACAG GAATTTGTGCGAAACGGGCAGGAATAAGACCGAGAAACCATCCAGGGTTCACATATCAGCGGAGAAAGCTTTCGGAGTCATGCAACCCACACCATCTGACCAACCATCGACTCACCACCGAAGATCTTCACACAGCGTGGAGTTTCCTCTCCAATTGCTCCATCTCAGTCGATCAGATCACCATCGACTCTGTGCCAATGCACCGCTCCACCAATGTCAACCACCATGTCAATCACTGCAACTGGTCGCCTGTCACTCTCTAG